Proteins encoded by one window of Musa acuminata AAA Group cultivar baxijiao chromosome BXJ2-9, Cavendish_Baxijiao_AAA, whole genome shotgun sequence:
- the LOC135623291 gene encoding probable leucine-rich repeat receptor-like protein kinase At1g35710 isoform X2, producing MELISAQYPCLFLLFFLSCLAPLQAKAETEEAQTLLRWKSSLVQPDSLSSWSLANSSSPCRWFGVRCDYSGRVLELSLPNSNLNGSLDDFNFSTMSNLVRLDLSSNLLYGSIPSAISALSNLSSLNLSGNSFDGSIPPQIGQLSELLDLRLYNNNLAGVIPYQLSHLHKARLTDEFPPFVLNCTKLVYLDLTYNNLTGPVPVSLARLRRLRDLRLGINNLTGGIPPILGSMSELRTLELFNNSLGGPIPSSLGQLRYLERLDMKSAGLNSTIPTELGNCTHLNYIELSFNQLTGRLPQSFVRFTKMREFGISSNFLSGEIPPDYFGSWSQLISFQIQNNLITGRIPPEIGFATNLSYLYLFGSNISGLIPPEIGNLVNLVELDLSVNSLTGPIPRTIGNLKQLTALSLFYNSLTGKIPPEIGNMTALQKLDINTNQLEGELPSAIGQLPNLQYISVFDNKLRGRVPNDLGRNGLLYYVSFANNTFSGELPPGLCDGFGLQVITVNYNNFSGALPACLRNCTELVRARFELNNFSGDISEAFGVHPELVFLDLSGNQLTGTLSPDWGECKNLTHFYVTGNDISGEIPAAIGNMTNLRELGLASNYLKGHIPPELGTSKFLYKLDLSNNLLSGSIPPQLGAVSLLENLDLSENQLTGRIPGELGNLKKLLLLNLRKNDLSGDIPYQLGNLDSLQILLDLSSNSLTGMIPSNLGKLTKLLKLNFSHNNLSGPIPAALSSMFSLESVDFSYNNLTGPIPTGNAFEKASAEAYAGNPGICGNVTGLLSCSSNSSGNMSSHKNHRKLIIAIVVPIAGVLVLAIIVLIVMIACRRKEEDKYETESSSNWETSESLIWEKERKFTFLDIVNATDNFNEVFCIGKGGFGSVFKAKLSTGEVVAVKRMHVSGAGDVSEINRKSFENEIRALTEVRHRNIVKLHGFCMRSGYMYLVYEYLERGSLGKVLYGEEGGSKLDWAKRVKVVQGVAHALAYLHHDRSPPIVHRDISVNNILLESDFEPRVSDFGTAKLLNPGSSNWTSVAGSYGYMAPELAYTMRVTEKCDAYSFGVVALEAMMGKHPGDLLSSLQALSPPSEGEEEGSDPFLKDVLDQRLPPPTGQLAEEVVFVVKVALACARTDPVSRPSMRSVAQEISARTQAYLSEPFRTITLSKLTSYQK from the exons ATGGAGCTGATCTCAGCCCAATATCcttgcctttttcttctcttcttcctctcctgcctTGCTCCTCTGCAAGCCAAAGCAGAGACAGAAGAAGCACAAACTCTATTGAGATGGAAATCTAGCTTGGTTCAGCCCGACTCTCTTAGCTCATGGTCTCTCGCCAACTCCAGCAGCCCATGTAGATGGTTCGGCGTCCGCTGCGACTACAGCGGCCGAGTGCTGGAGCTAAGCTTGCCCAACTCCAATCTCAACGGCTCGCTCGACGACTTCAACTTCTCTACCATGTCCAACCTCGTCAGGCTCGATCTCAGCAGTAACCTCCTCTATGGATCCATCCCCTCGGCCATCTCTGCTCTTTCCAATCTCAGCTCATTAAATCTCAGCGGCAATAGCTTTGATGGATCCATCCCCCCCCAGATCGGGCAGTTGTCGGAGCTTCTCGACCTTCGTCTCTACAACAACAACCTCGCCGGTGTGATCCCGTACCAGCTTAGCCATCTGCACAAGGCACG CCTGACCGACGAATTCCCTCCCTTCGTCCTGAACTGTACCAAGTTGGTTTACCTCGATCTCACCTACAACAACCTCACAGGCCCCGTTCCTGTTTCCCTTGCAAGGCTTCGAAGGCTCCGAGACCTTCGCCTCGGAATTAACAACCTAACCGGAGGTATCCCGCCGATCCTTGGATCGATGTCTGAACTCCGAACTCTCGAACTGTTCAACAATTCTCTAGGCGGGCCAATTCCTTCTTCTCTGGGCCAGCTTCGGTACCTCGAACGCCTCGATATGAAGTCGGCAGGACTGAATTCCACCATTCCTACTGAACTTGGAAACTGTACTCATCTCAACTACATTGAGTTGTCCTTCAATCAACTCACTGGCAGGTTACCGCAATCCTTTGTGAGATTCACCAAGATGAGGGAGTTTGGGATCTCCAGCAATTTTCTCTCCGGCGAGATACCGCCTGACTACTTCGGTAGTTGGTCTCAGCTTATATCCTTTCAGATACAGAACAATCTAATAACTGGACGGATTCCACCAGAGATCGGATTCGCCACAAACTTGAGTTATCTGTATCTCTTCGGCAGCAACATATCTGGTCTCATTCCACCTGAGATCGGGAATTTGGTCAACTTGGTGGAGTTGGATCTGTCGGTGAACTCACTGACAGGTCCGATTCCTCGGACGATCGGCAACCTCAAACAGCTGACTGCCTTGTCTCTCTTCTACAACAGCCTCACCGGCAAGATCCCACCGGAGATAGGGAACATGACGGCATTGCAGAAGCTAGACATTAACACGAACCAATTGGAGGGGGAGCTGCCGAGCGCCATCGGACAGCTTCCGAACCTCCAATACATATCGGTCTTCGACAACAAGCTCAGGGGTCGTGTACCGAACGACCTCGGCCGGAATGGGCTACTATACTATGTCAGCTTCGCGAACAATACCTTCTCAGGGGAGTTGCCACCAGGATTATGCGACGGCTTCGGCCTTCAGGTGATCACTGTCAACTACAACAACTTCTCTGGCGCACTGCCGGCCTGCTTGCGCAATTGCACTGAGCTAGTTCGAGCCCGGTTTGAGCTGAACAACTTCAGCGGAGACATCTCAGAAGCTTTCGGGGTGCATCCTGAGCTTGTTTTCTTGGATCTCAGTGGGAATCAGTTGACCGGGACCCTCTCGCCGGACTGGGGGGAGTGCAAGAATCTCACTCACTTTTACGTCACCGGAAACGACATCTCCGGTGAGATACCTGCAGCAATCGGCAACATGACCAACCTACGGGAGCTTGGCTTGGCCTCGAACTATCTGAAAGGACATATCCCACCTGAATTGGGGACCTCGAAGTTTCTATATAAGCTCGATCTGAGCAACAATCTGTTGTCGGGGTCAATTCCTCCACAGCTGGGTGCCGTATCTCTACTCGAAAATCTTGATCTGTCGGAGAATCAGCTCACTGGTCGGATCCCTGGTGAGCTGGGCAATCTGAAGAAACTACTGCTGTTGAATCTACGCAAGAATGATCTGTCTGGGGACATACCATATCAGCTTGGCAATTTGGACTCGCTTCAGATCCTACTAGATTTGAGCAGCAATTCTCTCACCGGAATGATCCCTTCCAATCTAGGGAAGCTGACAAAGCTGCTCAAGCTCAATTTCTCCCACAACAATCTCTCTGGGCCAATCCCAGCAGCTTTGTCCAGTATGTTCAGCCTAGAATCTGTGGACTTCTCCTACAACAATCTCACAGGGCCCATTCCAACGGGGAACGCTTTCGAGAAAGCCTCTGCCGAGGCCTACGCCGGTAACCCAGGGATCTGTGGTAATGTGACCGGTTTACTTTCTTGCAGCTCTAATTCTTCTGGCAACATGAGTTCTCACAAGAATCACAGGAAGCTCATCATTGCCATTGTTGTACCAATCGCCGGGGTTTTGGTGTTGGCAATCATTGTTCTTATAGTCATGATAGCTTGCAGAAGGAAAGAGGAAGATAAGTATGAGACGGAGAGTAGTAGTAATTGGGAGACCTCTGAGTCTTTGATTTGGGAAAAGGAACGCAAGTTCACCTTCCTTGACATAGTGAATGCCACAGACAACTTCAACGAGGTCTTCTGCATCGGGAAAGGTGGCTTCGGTAGCGTCTTCAAAGCCAAGCTGTCGACCGGCGAAGTAGTTGCCGTGAAGCGCATGCATGTCTCGGGTGCCGGCGACGTGTCAGAGATAAACCGGAAGAGCTTCGAGAACGAGATCAGAGCCCTGACGGAGGTGAGGCACCGGAACATAGTGAAGCTGCACGGCTTCTGCATGAGAAGCGGGTACATGTACTTGGTGTACGAGTATCTGGAGAGAGGCAGCCTCGGGAAAGTGCTGTATGGGGAGGAAGGAGGAAGCAAGCTGGACTGGGCCAAGAGGGTGAAGGTGGTGCAGGGGGTGGCTCACGCCTTGGCCTACTTGCACCACGACCGGTCGCCGCCCATCGTCCACCGAGACATCTCGGTGAACAACATCCTGCTTGAGTCCGATTTCGAGCCTCGTGTGTCGGATTTCGGCACTGCAAAGCTGCTGAATCCTGGTTCTTCTAATTGGACCTCCGTTGCCGGATCCTACGGCTACATGGCCCCAG AATTGGCTTACACAATGAGGGTCACAGAGAAGTGCGATGCGTATAGCTTTGGTGTAGTGGCACTAGAGGCCATGATGGGGAAGCATCCAGGGGACCTCCTATCCTCCCTGCAAGCCTTGTCGCCGCCGTcagagggggaggaggaaggaagtgATCCGTTCTTGAAAGATGTGTTGGACCAGAGGCTGCCTCCTCCGACAGGGCAATTGGCGGAGGAGGTGGTGTTCGTGGTGAAAGTGGCGCTCGCCTGCGCACGGACCGATCCCGTCTCTCGACCTTCGATGCGCTCTGTGGCACAGGAGATATCTGCTCGAACACAAGCGTATCTCAGTGAGCCGTTCCGGACAATCACGCTCAGTAAGCTCACCAGCTATCAGAAATGA
- the LOC135623291 gene encoding probable leucine-rich repeat receptor-like protein kinase At1g35710 isoform X1, which yields MELISAQYPCLFLLFFLSCLAPLQAKAETEEAQTLLRWKSSLVQPDSLSSWSLANSSSPCRWFGVRCDYSGRVLELSLPNSNLNGSLDDFNFSTMSNLVRLDLSSNLLYGSIPSAISALSNLSSLNLSGNSFDGSIPPQIGQLSELLDLRLYNNNLAGVIPYQLSHLHKARYVDLQLNYLETPDYSKFAVMPALTYLSLAVNSLTDEFPPFVLNCTKLVYLDLTYNNLTGPVPVSLARLRRLRDLRLGINNLTGGIPPILGSMSELRTLELFNNSLGGPIPSSLGQLRYLERLDMKSAGLNSTIPTELGNCTHLNYIELSFNQLTGRLPQSFVRFTKMREFGISSNFLSGEIPPDYFGSWSQLISFQIQNNLITGRIPPEIGFATNLSYLYLFGSNISGLIPPEIGNLVNLVELDLSVNSLTGPIPRTIGNLKQLTALSLFYNSLTGKIPPEIGNMTALQKLDINTNQLEGELPSAIGQLPNLQYISVFDNKLRGRVPNDLGRNGLLYYVSFANNTFSGELPPGLCDGFGLQVITVNYNNFSGALPACLRNCTELVRARFELNNFSGDISEAFGVHPELVFLDLSGNQLTGTLSPDWGECKNLTHFYVTGNDISGEIPAAIGNMTNLRELGLASNYLKGHIPPELGTSKFLYKLDLSNNLLSGSIPPQLGAVSLLENLDLSENQLTGRIPGELGNLKKLLLLNLRKNDLSGDIPYQLGNLDSLQILLDLSSNSLTGMIPSNLGKLTKLLKLNFSHNNLSGPIPAALSSMFSLESVDFSYNNLTGPIPTGNAFEKASAEAYAGNPGICGNVTGLLSCSSNSSGNMSSHKNHRKLIIAIVVPIAGVLVLAIIVLIVMIACRRKEEDKYETESSSNWETSESLIWEKERKFTFLDIVNATDNFNEVFCIGKGGFGSVFKAKLSTGEVVAVKRMHVSGAGDVSEINRKSFENEIRALTEVRHRNIVKLHGFCMRSGYMYLVYEYLERGSLGKVLYGEEGGSKLDWAKRVKVVQGVAHALAYLHHDRSPPIVHRDISVNNILLESDFEPRVSDFGTAKLLNPGSSNWTSVAGSYGYMAPELAYTMRVTEKCDAYSFGVVALEAMMGKHPGDLLSSLQALSPPSEGEEEGSDPFLKDVLDQRLPPPTGQLAEEVVFVVKVALACARTDPVSRPSMRSVAQEISARTQAYLSEPFRTITLSKLTSYQK from the exons ATGGAGCTGATCTCAGCCCAATATCcttgcctttttcttctcttcttcctctcctgcctTGCTCCTCTGCAAGCCAAAGCAGAGACAGAAGAAGCACAAACTCTATTGAGATGGAAATCTAGCTTGGTTCAGCCCGACTCTCTTAGCTCATGGTCTCTCGCCAACTCCAGCAGCCCATGTAGATGGTTCGGCGTCCGCTGCGACTACAGCGGCCGAGTGCTGGAGCTAAGCTTGCCCAACTCCAATCTCAACGGCTCGCTCGACGACTTCAACTTCTCTACCATGTCCAACCTCGTCAGGCTCGATCTCAGCAGTAACCTCCTCTATGGATCCATCCCCTCGGCCATCTCTGCTCTTTCCAATCTCAGCTCATTAAATCTCAGCGGCAATAGCTTTGATGGATCCATCCCCCCCCAGATCGGGCAGTTGTCGGAGCTTCTCGACCTTCGTCTCTACAACAACAACCTCGCCGGTGTGATCCCGTACCAGCTTAGCCATCTGCACAAGGCACGGTATGTCGATCTCCAGCTAAATTACTTGGAAACACCAGACTACTCCAAGTTCGCTGTCATGCCTGCGTTGACGTACCTTTCGCTGGCCGTCAATAGCCTGACCGACGAATTCCCTCCCTTCGTCCTGAACTGTACCAAGTTGGTTTACCTCGATCTCACCTACAACAACCTCACAGGCCCCGTTCCTGTTTCCCTTGCAAGGCTTCGAAGGCTCCGAGACCTTCGCCTCGGAATTAACAACCTAACCGGAGGTATCCCGCCGATCCTTGGATCGATGTCTGAACTCCGAACTCTCGAACTGTTCAACAATTCTCTAGGCGGGCCAATTCCTTCTTCTCTGGGCCAGCTTCGGTACCTCGAACGCCTCGATATGAAGTCGGCAGGACTGAATTCCACCATTCCTACTGAACTTGGAAACTGTACTCATCTCAACTACATTGAGTTGTCCTTCAATCAACTCACTGGCAGGTTACCGCAATCCTTTGTGAGATTCACCAAGATGAGGGAGTTTGGGATCTCCAGCAATTTTCTCTCCGGCGAGATACCGCCTGACTACTTCGGTAGTTGGTCTCAGCTTATATCCTTTCAGATACAGAACAATCTAATAACTGGACGGATTCCACCAGAGATCGGATTCGCCACAAACTTGAGTTATCTGTATCTCTTCGGCAGCAACATATCTGGTCTCATTCCACCTGAGATCGGGAATTTGGTCAACTTGGTGGAGTTGGATCTGTCGGTGAACTCACTGACAGGTCCGATTCCTCGGACGATCGGCAACCTCAAACAGCTGACTGCCTTGTCTCTCTTCTACAACAGCCTCACCGGCAAGATCCCACCGGAGATAGGGAACATGACGGCATTGCAGAAGCTAGACATTAACACGAACCAATTGGAGGGGGAGCTGCCGAGCGCCATCGGACAGCTTCCGAACCTCCAATACATATCGGTCTTCGACAACAAGCTCAGGGGTCGTGTACCGAACGACCTCGGCCGGAATGGGCTACTATACTATGTCAGCTTCGCGAACAATACCTTCTCAGGGGAGTTGCCACCAGGATTATGCGACGGCTTCGGCCTTCAGGTGATCACTGTCAACTACAACAACTTCTCTGGCGCACTGCCGGCCTGCTTGCGCAATTGCACTGAGCTAGTTCGAGCCCGGTTTGAGCTGAACAACTTCAGCGGAGACATCTCAGAAGCTTTCGGGGTGCATCCTGAGCTTGTTTTCTTGGATCTCAGTGGGAATCAGTTGACCGGGACCCTCTCGCCGGACTGGGGGGAGTGCAAGAATCTCACTCACTTTTACGTCACCGGAAACGACATCTCCGGTGAGATACCTGCAGCAATCGGCAACATGACCAACCTACGGGAGCTTGGCTTGGCCTCGAACTATCTGAAAGGACATATCCCACCTGAATTGGGGACCTCGAAGTTTCTATATAAGCTCGATCTGAGCAACAATCTGTTGTCGGGGTCAATTCCTCCACAGCTGGGTGCCGTATCTCTACTCGAAAATCTTGATCTGTCGGAGAATCAGCTCACTGGTCGGATCCCTGGTGAGCTGGGCAATCTGAAGAAACTACTGCTGTTGAATCTACGCAAGAATGATCTGTCTGGGGACATACCATATCAGCTTGGCAATTTGGACTCGCTTCAGATCCTACTAGATTTGAGCAGCAATTCTCTCACCGGAATGATCCCTTCCAATCTAGGGAAGCTGACAAAGCTGCTCAAGCTCAATTTCTCCCACAACAATCTCTCTGGGCCAATCCCAGCAGCTTTGTCCAGTATGTTCAGCCTAGAATCTGTGGACTTCTCCTACAACAATCTCACAGGGCCCATTCCAACGGGGAACGCTTTCGAGAAAGCCTCTGCCGAGGCCTACGCCGGTAACCCAGGGATCTGTGGTAATGTGACCGGTTTACTTTCTTGCAGCTCTAATTCTTCTGGCAACATGAGTTCTCACAAGAATCACAGGAAGCTCATCATTGCCATTGTTGTACCAATCGCCGGGGTTTTGGTGTTGGCAATCATTGTTCTTATAGTCATGATAGCTTGCAGAAGGAAAGAGGAAGATAAGTATGAGACGGAGAGTAGTAGTAATTGGGAGACCTCTGAGTCTTTGATTTGGGAAAAGGAACGCAAGTTCACCTTCCTTGACATAGTGAATGCCACAGACAACTTCAACGAGGTCTTCTGCATCGGGAAAGGTGGCTTCGGTAGCGTCTTCAAAGCCAAGCTGTCGACCGGCGAAGTAGTTGCCGTGAAGCGCATGCATGTCTCGGGTGCCGGCGACGTGTCAGAGATAAACCGGAAGAGCTTCGAGAACGAGATCAGAGCCCTGACGGAGGTGAGGCACCGGAACATAGTGAAGCTGCACGGCTTCTGCATGAGAAGCGGGTACATGTACTTGGTGTACGAGTATCTGGAGAGAGGCAGCCTCGGGAAAGTGCTGTATGGGGAGGAAGGAGGAAGCAAGCTGGACTGGGCCAAGAGGGTGAAGGTGGTGCAGGGGGTGGCTCACGCCTTGGCCTACTTGCACCACGACCGGTCGCCGCCCATCGTCCACCGAGACATCTCGGTGAACAACATCCTGCTTGAGTCCGATTTCGAGCCTCGTGTGTCGGATTTCGGCACTGCAAAGCTGCTGAATCCTGGTTCTTCTAATTGGACCTCCGTTGCCGGATCCTACGGCTACATGGCCCCAG AATTGGCTTACACAATGAGGGTCACAGAGAAGTGCGATGCGTATAGCTTTGGTGTAGTGGCACTAGAGGCCATGATGGGGAAGCATCCAGGGGACCTCCTATCCTCCCTGCAAGCCTTGTCGCCGCCGTcagagggggaggaggaaggaagtgATCCGTTCTTGAAAGATGTGTTGGACCAGAGGCTGCCTCCTCCGACAGGGCAATTGGCGGAGGAGGTGGTGTTCGTGGTGAAAGTGGCGCTCGCCTGCGCACGGACCGATCCCGTCTCTCGACCTTCGATGCGCTCTGTGGCACAGGAGATATCTGCTCGAACACAAGCGTATCTCAGTGAGCCGTTCCGGACAATCACGCTCAGTAAGCTCACCAGCTATCAGAAATGA